Proteins co-encoded in one Oreochromis aureus strain Israel breed Guangdong linkage group 3, ZZ_aureus, whole genome shotgun sequence genomic window:
- the LOC120437481 gene encoding E3 SUMO-protein ligase ZBED1-like encodes MLLLDVKTRWNSLYLMMERFREQFPAIQAAAIDPRIRKSIEKERLAKLGNDDLRKAEEFVVLMRKHYISTLAVSSDKSPTCGEILPILQKLQQHYTVREDDSAFTRSIKENIWKDLSKRYQDADIKSFLEEATILDPRFKSKVDKDEVWHRIREAAIAAKTEAGADEHLEPGHTQGELFEDEDEEDYVPPVKQKKKKTALEELFEEEDNELQSFQQRQPILSPTQRVDQEIQLYRSLTPIHCKDNAALWWWSKRETLPLLSALAERFLCVQASSTPSERVFSTAGETISPERSRILPEKADMLIFLQKNL; translated from the exons ATGCTGCTCCTAGATGTAAAGACCAGATGGAACTCTTTGTATTTGATGATGGAGAGATTCCGCGAGCAGTTCCCTGCCATCCAGGCTGCAGCCATCGATCCACGGATAAGAAAGTCCATAGAAAAGGAAAG ACTGGCTAAACTGGGCAATGATGACTTAAGAAAAGCAGAGGAGTTTGTGGTACTCATGCGGAAGCACTACATCTCCACACTAGCAGTGTCCAGTGACAAAAGTCCGACCTGTGGTGAGATTTTGCCCATCCTGCAAAAGCTACAGCAACACTACACCGTACGAGAAGATGACTCTGCCTTCACAAGGAGCATAAAGGAGAACATTTGGAAAGATCTTTCCAAACGATACCAG GACGCTGATATCAAGAGCTTCCTGGAGGAGGCCACCATCTTGGACCCCCGATTTAAATCCAAAGTGGATAAGGATGAAGTCTGGCACAGGATCAGGGAAGCAGCAATTGCAGCAAAGACAGAGGCAGGAGCAGATGAG CACCTGGAGCCaggacacacacagggagagttGTTCGAAGATGAGGATGAAGAAGACTAT GTGCCACcagtaaagcaaaaaaaaaaaaaaacggcctTGGAGGAACTCTTTGAAGAAGAGGACAACGAGCTGCAGTCATTCCAACAACGGCAGCCGATTCTTTCCCCGACCCAGAGAGTGGATCAGGAGATCCAGCTGTATAGAAGCCTAACCCCCATCCACTGCAAGGATAACGCCGCCCTATGGTGGTGGAGCAAGAGAGAGACTCTGCCCCTGCTGTCAGCACTGGCTGAAAGGTTTCTATGTGTGCAGGCATCCTCCACCCCGTCTGAGAGGGTGTTCTCCACAGCTGGAGAGACCATAAGTCCAGAAAGATCACGTATCCTTCCTGAAAAAGCAGATATGCTTATATTTCTGCAAAAGAATCTTTAA